From a single Bos indicus isolate NIAB-ARS_2022 breed Sahiwal x Tharparkar chromosome 11, NIAB-ARS_B.indTharparkar_mat_pri_1.0, whole genome shotgun sequence genomic region:
- the CIAO1 gene encoding probable cytosolic iron-sulfur protein assembly protein CIAO1 encodes MKDSLVLLSRILAHPDSRCWFLAWNPAGTLLASCGGDRSVRIWGREGDSWICKSVLCEGHQRTVRKVAWSPCGNYLASASFDATTCIWKKNEDDFECVTTLEGHENEVKSVAWAPSGNLLATCSRDKSVWVWEVDEEDEYECVSVLNSHTQDVKHVVWHPSQELLASASYDDTVKLYREEEDDWVCCATLEGHESTVWSLAFDPSGQRLASCSDDRTVRIWRQYLPGNEQGVACSGSEASWKCVCTLSGFHSRTIYDVAWCQLTGTLATACGDDAIRVFEEDPGSDPQQPTFSLTAHVPQAHSQDVNCVAWNPKERGLLASCSDDGELAFWKYQPSEGI; translated from the exons ATGAAGGACTCGCTGGTGCTGCTTAGCCGTATCCTGGCGCACCCGGACTCCCGCTGCTGGTTCCTGGCCTGGAACCCCGCGGGAACTTTGCTGGCCTCGTGCGGTGGCGACCGCAGCGTCCGCATCTGGGGCAGGGAGG GTGACAGCTGGATCTGCAAATCTGTCCTTTGTGAAGGCCACCAGCGCACCGTGCGGAAGGTGGCCTGGTCTCCATGCGGAAATTACCTGGCCTCGGCCAGCTTTGATGCCACCACTTGCATTTGGAAGAAGAATGAGGATGACTTTGAG TGTGTAACCACGCTGGAGGGCCATGAAAATGAGGTCAAATCAGTGGCCTGGGCTCCGTCTGGCAACCTCCTTGCCACCTGCAGCCGAGACAAGAGTGTGTGGGTCTGGGAAG TTGATGAAGAGGACGAGTATGAGTGTGTCAGTGTCCTCAACTCCCACACACAGGATGTCAAGCATGTGGTTTGGCACCCAAGCCAGGAG CTGCTGGCCTCCGCCAGCTACGACGACACAGTGAAGCTCTACCGGGAGGAAGAGGATGACTGGGTGTGCTGCGCCACCCTCGAAGGCCACGAGTCCACCGTGTGGAGCTTGGCCTTTGACCCCAGTGGCCAGCGCCTGGCGTCCTGCAGCGACGACCGCACCGTGCGCATCTGGCGCCAGTACCTTCCAGGCAACGAGCAAG GGGTTGCATGCAGCGGCTCCGAGGCCAGCTGGAAGTGTGTCTGCACCTTGTCAGGCTTCCACTCCAGGACCATTTATGACGTCGCTTG gtgtCAGCTGACAGGGACCCTGGCTACCGCCTGTGGGGATGATGCCATCCGAGTATTTGAGGAGGATCCCGGCTCAGACCCGCAGCAGCCCACCTTCTCGCTGACAGCCCACGTGCCTCAGGCCCACTCCCAGGATGTCAACTGCGTGGCCTGGAACCCCAAGGAACGGGGGCTTCTGGCCTCCTGCAGTGACGATGGAGAGTTGGCCTTCTGGAAGTATCAGCCGTCTGAAGGCATCTGA